The Bacillus sp. FJAT-27916 genomic interval TGCCTGCAAAAAGGCATTGGCTTTGATTTAGAACTTGAGGCTGATGTCGTCTTAACGGATGCCAAATGGGCCGCCTTTATCATCCGCCAGCTGTTAACCAATGCCGTCAAATACAGTGAGCAGGATGAGATTCGCTTGAAAAGCTTTCGGGATGACAGTCACACATATGTGCAAATCATTGACAATGGACGCGGAATTGACCCGAAGGACCTGCCCCGTATCTTCGACAAAGGCTTCACATCAACAACGGAGCATCAAGATCGTTCCTCAAGCGGAATGGGGCTTTATTTAACGAAGCAGGCAGCCCTTGCCCTGCACATCAAGATCAGCGTGGAATCAACACTTGGGGAAGGCACGGCCTTCACGCTCCGCTTCCCGAAACGAAATGAATTTGAGTCCGTGATAAGTGTGTGACAATAATGTCACATGCTTTTCTTGTTTGTTCGCTAAATAGCAGGAATCCTTTCTGCCATTATTCTAGACTAATAATAAGAACGAAAGGAGTGAACGACTGATGAATATTCTTGAAGCAGTTAAGATTCACAAATACTACGGGAATAAATTTAATAAGCAGGAAGTATTAAAAGGCATTGACCTCACGATTCAAAAGGGTGAGTTCATTGGGATTATGGGTGCTTCCGGCTCCGGGAAAACAACCCTGCTCAATGTACTGTCATCCATTGATAAAGCAAGCCGAGGGTCCATCCTGATTGAAGGGCAGGAGCTGACGAAAATGTCCGAGCGCAAGATAGCCCAGTTCCGCATGAATCATTTAGGTTTCATCTTTCAGGACTATCACCTGCTTGACACATTGACCGTGAAGGAAAATATCCTTCTCCCCCTCTCTGTCCAAAAGGTGAATAAGAAAGAGGCCGAACAGAAATTCAATGAAATCGCTGAAACATTAGGCATACTTGAGGTCCAGAATAAATATCCAAATGAAATCTCTGGCGGGCAAAAACAGCGTACCGCTGCTGCTAGAGCGTTCATCCATGAGCCTAGCATCATTTTCGCCGATGAGCCGACGGGTGCGCTTGATTCGAAATCTGCCTCCGATCTGCTCGGGAAATTGGGCCAGCTCAATGAACAGCTCGGTGCAACCATCGTCATGGTCACTCATGATCCGCTTGCAGCAAGCTATTGCAGCCGTGTCATTTTCATTAAGGACGGACAAATTTATACACAGCTGAATAAAGGCGAGGAAGACCGTCAAACCTTCTTCAAGGCCCTCATGAAAACGCAGGGCATTGTGGGCGGTGTTCAAGTATGAGTGTCAATTCTCTCATCTGGCGCAGCCTGAAGAAAAATCTTAAAAACTATTATCTATACATTTTTGCCCTTGTCTTTAGTGTCGCTTTGTATTTTTCATTCGTTACCTTACAGTACGATCCATCGATGGACCCGATGAAAGGGACCATTAAGGGGGAAGCGTCCATCCGGTCAGCCTCCATTCTCTTGATTGCGATCGTGACGATCTTTCTTGTGTATGCCAATAATATCTTCATGAAAAGACGCAGCAAGGAAATCGCCATGTATCAATTAGTTGGGATGAATAAGTCGAAGGTATTCACGATTTTGAACACCGAAAATAGTATTCTCTATTTCGGCTCTTTATTGGCGGGAATTTTCGTAGGATTTTCCTTCTCGAAATTATTGATGCTCATTCTTATCAGAATCACCAATGTCGACAACTTAGCGAAACTGAATTTCTCAACAGAAGCCCTTATTCAAACGGCTGCGGTGTTTATCGGAATATTCCTGATTACGATGCTTGTCAATTACTTCTTCATTAAGCGAAAAGGCATCCTGGATCTATTCCATACGGTCTCCTCAACCGAAATGAAGACAAAAAAGATTTCTGTTTGGGAGGTATTGATTGGGCTGCTTGGCCTCCTTCTGATCATCACGGGCTATTATGTCTCCTCCATGCTGTTTGATGGAGATTTCGGCACAATCAATGAGTTGTTTATGGCCATGATTTTTATCCTAGCTTCCGTCATTATTGGAACATACTTTTTCTATAAGGGTTCTATCCGCTTCTTATTCAACCTGATACGCAGGAAGAAGAATGGCTATCTAACCATTCAGGATGTGCTCTCCCTTTCATCCATTATGTTCCGGATGAAATCAAACGCCATGCTCTTAACGGTCATCACGACGGTATCGGCTTTGTCCATCGGGCTGCTTTCTTTAAGCTATATCGCCTATTACTCCGTTGAGAAGCAGGCCGAGCGAAATGTGACAGCAGACTTTTCAATCGCCAACACGAAGGAAGTACCTTTGTTTGAAGACGCCCTGCAGGAGAAGAAGATTGGCTACGAGGAGAAAAAAGTTAATGTGATTCAAGTGTATACTGACCTCGAAGATATTACGGCAAAAAGCTTTGAAGAAGTCAACTACACGACTGATCATATGCCTATGCCACTAGTAAGTGACACAGCCATTGATGGGTTGAATTTGAAGCCGGACGAAATCAAGTTTACTGGCTATAGTGACATGATCGCCACGCTTGTTCAATTTAAGGATTCAGGCACGGTTCAACTAGAAAGTCCAGACGGCCATATTCCTTTAACCTATGTGGGTATTGATAAGAAACCGATTGTTTCCTCCTACTTTACAGGCGGAGGAATGCCGGTCATGATTGTGGAAGAGTCCGTGTATGAGAAGCTAGCCAAGAAACCAGACCCATCCATTCAATTGGAATCATCCGTTCATACGGGGATTACGATTAAAAATGAAGCCAATCTGGAAAAGGCGAATGAGGTCTTCTTGGAAACGGTCGACAGTGACATGAACGATTCCCGCTATCAACAAATTCTGGATCAAAAAAACATTATGGGATTATTGTTCTTTGTCGTCGCGTTCCTAGGACTCACCTTCCTGATTACCTCCGGCTGCATCCTTTATTTCAAGCAAATGGATGAAGGCGAAGAAGAGCTGCCAAACTATACGATTTTGCGCAAGCTCGGCTTCACGGAAGGTGATTTACTAAAAGGCATCATTGCCAAGCAAATCTTCAACTTCGGCATCCCGTTGTTTATCGGTCTATGCCACGGCTATTTCGCCGTGCAATCCGGCTGGTTCTTCTTCGGATCTGACCTATGGACACCGATGCTGATTGTGATGGTTCTATATACAGGCCTCTACTCCATATTCGGCATTCTATCCGTGCTGTACTACAAGAAATTAATTAAGAAGGCCCTTTAATCCTTAGCAGTCTCCAGTCATTCAATGGCTGGAGGCTTTTTTTATTCTATGTGCGCTCACGAGGATGAATGAGCCTCCCCTTCCCCCTACATTGGTCGTTTGATTCGAGTGACAATAATGTCACATGCTTTTCTTATTTGTTCGCCAAATAACAGGAGGTTAACCAGAATATTCCTGTACACTTGTATTAATCGATAAAAGGAGTGACGGACAGATGAATATATTAGAGGCAGTAAAAGTTCATAAAATATATGGCAATAAGTTTAATAAACAGGAAGTGTTACAGGGCGTGGATTTAACCATTGCTAAGGGAGAGTTTATCGGCATCATGGGAGCCTCCGGTTCAGGGAAGACCACCCTTCTTAATGTCCTATCCTCCATTGATAAGGCAAGCCGTGGAATCATTTATATCGAAGGACAAGAAATGACGAAAATGAAGGACAAGAAACTGGCCCAGTTCCGCATGAATCATTTAGGCTTTATCTTTCAAGACTATCATCTGCTAGATACCTTAACCGTCAAGGAGAATATCCTCCTCCCCCTCTCTGTTCAGAAGGCAAACAAAAAAGAGGCTGAGCGCCGATTCAAGGAAATAGCCGAGACTCTTGGCATAAACGATATCAAGGATAAATACCCGAATGAAATATCTGGAGGACAGAAGCAGCGAACGGCCGCTGCCAGAGCCTTCATCCATGAACCAAGTATCATCTTTGCGGATGAACCAACAGGTGCCTTAGACTCCAAATCAGCGTCAGACCTGCTGCACAAACTCGGCCAGCTGAACGACGAGCTTAAAGCGACCATCGTCATGGTCACCCATGACCCGCTTGCGGCAAGCTATTGTAGCCGCGTCATCTTTATTAAGGACGGACAGATTTATACGCAGTTGAACAAGGGGGATGAGAATCGACAGCAATTCTTCAAGGATCTGATGAAAACACAAGGAATTCTAGGCGGTGTTCAAGTATGAGCATTGGCAAGCTGATTAGGCAAAGCCTTAAAAAGAATCTGAAAAATTACTATCTGTACGTGTTTGCTCTCGTATTCAGTTCGGCTCTTTATTTCTCCTTTGTCACACTCCAATACGATCCTGCCATGGATGAGGTAGAAGGCGGCATTAAAGGGGGCTCGGCCATTCTTACAGGCTCCATCCTGCTGATTGCTATCGTTGCCGTATTTCTAGCCTATGCGAATAATCTTTTCATGAAAAGGCGCAGCAAAGAAATTGCCTTATACCAATTAGTCGGAATGAACAAGCAGAAGGTCTTTTGGATCCTCTCTTCCGAAAACAGCATTCTCTATTTCAGCTCCTTAATTGGGGGGATCTTCCTCGGCTTTGCCTCCTCTAAATTATTGCTGCTGATCTTACTTAATATTACAGGAACAGAGGACATTGCTTCCTTGAGGTTTTCCAGTGCTGCCCTTATCCAGACGCTCAT includes:
- a CDS encoding ABC transporter ATP-binding protein: MNILEAVKIHKYYGNKFNKQEVLKGIDLTIQKGEFIGIMGASGSGKTTLLNVLSSIDKASRGSILIEGQELTKMSERKIAQFRMNHLGFIFQDYHLLDTLTVKENILLPLSVQKVNKKEAEQKFNEIAETLGILEVQNKYPNEISGGQKQRTAAARAFIHEPSIIFADEPTGALDSKSASDLLGKLGQLNEQLGATIVMVTHDPLAASYCSRVIFIKDGQIYTQLNKGEEDRQTFFKALMKTQGIVGGVQV
- a CDS encoding ABC transporter permease: MSVNSLIWRSLKKNLKNYYLYIFALVFSVALYFSFVTLQYDPSMDPMKGTIKGEASIRSASILLIAIVTIFLVYANNIFMKRRSKEIAMYQLVGMNKSKVFTILNTENSILYFGSLLAGIFVGFSFSKLLMLILIRITNVDNLAKLNFSTEALIQTAAVFIGIFLITMLVNYFFIKRKGILDLFHTVSSTEMKTKKISVWEVLIGLLGLLLIITGYYVSSMLFDGDFGTINELFMAMIFILASVIIGTYFFYKGSIRFLFNLIRRKKNGYLTIQDVLSLSSIMFRMKSNAMLLTVITTVSALSIGLLSLSYIAYYSVEKQAERNVTADFSIANTKEVPLFEDALQEKKIGYEEKKVNVIQVYTDLEDITAKSFEEVNYTTDHMPMPLVSDTAIDGLNLKPDEIKFTGYSDMIATLVQFKDSGTVQLESPDGHIPLTYVGIDKKPIVSSYFTGGGMPVMIVEESVYEKLAKKPDPSIQLESSVHTGITIKNEANLEKANEVFLETVDSDMNDSRYQQILDQKNIMGLLFFVVAFLGLTFLITSGCILYFKQMDEGEEELPNYTILRKLGFTEGDLLKGIIAKQIFNFGIPLFIGLCHGYFAVQSGWFFFGSDLWTPMLIVMVLYTGLYSIFGILSVLYYKKLIKKAL
- a CDS encoding ABC transporter ATP-binding protein, which translates into the protein MNILEAVKVHKIYGNKFNKQEVLQGVDLTIAKGEFIGIMGASGSGKTTLLNVLSSIDKASRGIIYIEGQEMTKMKDKKLAQFRMNHLGFIFQDYHLLDTLTVKENILLPLSVQKANKKEAERRFKEIAETLGINDIKDKYPNEISGGQKQRTAAARAFIHEPSIIFADEPTGALDSKSASDLLHKLGQLNDELKATIVMVTHDPLAASYCSRVIFIKDGQIYTQLNKGDENRQQFFKDLMKTQGILGGVQV